A single region of the Lonchura striata isolate bLonStr1 chromosome 19, bLonStr1.mat, whole genome shotgun sequence genome encodes:
- the SLC25A10 gene encoding mitochondrial dicarboxylate carrier gives MAEQRVSRWYFGGLASSGAACCTHPLDLLKVHLQTQQEVKMRMMGMAMHVIRTDGFLALYNGLSASLCRQMTYSLTRFGIYETAKNYLGNQGPPPFYQKVLLAATGGFTGGFVGTPADMVNVRMQNDMKQPPAQRRNYSHALDGMYRVLREEGLKKLFSGASVASARGALVTVGQLSCYDQTKQLVLATGLLSDNVFTHFLSSFIAGLCATFLCQPLDVLKTRLMNSHGEYQGVTHCAMETAKLGPLAFYKGFVPAAVRLVPQTVLTFLFLEQLRKYFGIKVTT, from the exons ATGGCGGAGCAGCGCGTTTCGCGCTGGTACTTCGGCGGCCTCGCGTCGTCCGGGGCCGCCTGCTGCACCCACCCCCTGGATCTGCTGAAG GTCCACCTGCAGACGCAGCAGGAGGTGAAGATGCGGATGATGGGGATGGCAATGCATGTGATCCGCACCGACGGCTTCCTGGCTCTCTACAATGGGCTCAGTGCCTCGCTGTGCCGGCAG ATGACATATTCCTTGACTCGCTTTGGCATCTATGAGACTGCGAAGAACTACCTGGGCAACCAGGGGCCTCCCCCATTCTACCAGAAAGTGCTCTTGGCTGCAACAGGAG GTTTCACTGGTGGGTTTGTGGGAACTCCAGCGGACATGGTGAACGTCAG GATGCAGAACGACATGAAGCAGCCACCGGCACAGCGGCGCAA TTATTCCCATGCCCTGGATGGCATGTACCGTGTCCTCCGGGAAG AGGGCCTGAAGAAACTCTTTTCAGGAGCATCAGTGGCATCGGCCCGTGGGGCCCTTGTTACAGTTGGACAG CTTTCCTGTTATGACCAGACCAAGCAGCTGGTTCTCGCAACTGGATTGCTGTCAGACAATGTCTTCACTCACTTCCTGTCCAGCTTCATTGCT GGCCTGTGTGCCACAttcctgtgccagcccctggATGTGCTCAAGACCCGCCTCATGAACTCCCATGGAGAGTACCAG GGTGTCACCCACTGTGCCATGGAAACTGCCAAGCTCGGACCACTTGCCTTCTACAAG GGCtttgttcctgctgctgtccgGCTCGTTCCTCAGACTGTTCTCACCTTTCTCTTCCTGGAGCAGCTGCGCAAATATTTTGGGATCAAAGTGACCACCTGA
- the MCRIP1 gene encoding mapk-regulated corepressor-interacting protein 1, with translation MASSPVSRVVYNGKRSGGPRSPGAGSEIFTPAHEENVRFIYEAWQCVERDLRSQMGSERGLVEEYVEKMPNPSLKAFKPVDLGDLKRRSTQDAKKS, from the exons ATGGCCAG CTCCCCCGTGTCCCGGGTGGTGTACAACGGAAAGCGGAGCGGCGGCCCGCGCTCCCCCGGCGCCGGCAGCGAGATCTTCACGCCGGCCCACGAGGAGAACGTGCGCTTTATCTACGAGG cCTGGCAGTGCGTGGAGCGCGACCTGCGCAGCCAGATGGGCTCCGAGCGCGGCCTGGTTGAGGAATACGTGGAGAAGATGCCGAACCCCAGCCTGAAAG CGTTTAAACCCGTCGACCTGGGTGATCTGAAGAGGAGGAGCACACAGGATGCTAAGAAGTCCTAA
- the MRPL12 gene encoding large ribosomal subunit protein bL12m, which produces MLPAALPAARRALLPLLPPPRRGAPAGLRALGTGPARRSEALAGAPLDTATKEYSPKVRQLVRDIAGLTLLEVADLNALLKETLKIPDVAVMPAAAAASLLPAQAAPQEEEEVVPLKKEKTHFTVRLTELKASDKVKLIKEVKNFVPGVNLVQAKKLVESLPQEIKANASKEEAEKIKAALEAAGGTVVLE; this is translated from the exons ATGCTGcccgccgcgctgcccgccgcccgccgggcgctgctgccgctgctgccgccgccgcgccgcgggGCCCCCGCCGGGCTGCGCGCGCTCGGCACCGGCCCCGCGCGGCGCTCGGAGGCGCTGGCCGGGGCGCCGCTGGACACGGCCACCAAGGAGTACTCGCCCAAGGTGCGGCAGCTGGTGCGGGACATCGCGGGGCTGACGCTGCTGGAGGTGGCCGATCTCAACGCGCTGCTCAAG GAGACGCTGAAGATCCCGGACGTGGCGGTGATGCCCGCGGCAGCCGCCGCCTCCCTGCTGCCCGCCCAGGCGGCTCCGCAG gaggaggaggaagtggTCCCGctcaagaaagagaaaactcaTTTCACCGTCCGGCTGACAGAGCTGAAGGCCTCTGACAAGGTGAAGCTGATCAAGGAGGTGAAGAACTTCGTGCCTGGAGTGAACCTCGTGCAG GCAAAGAAGCTGGTGGAGTCCCTTCCGCAGGAGATCAAGGCGAACGCGTCCaaggaggaagcagagaagaTCAAAGCAGCGCtagaggcagcaggagggactGTTGTTCTGGAGTAG
- the GCGR gene encoding glucagon receptor → MWSRGGMSQPRLLTFLVLLLCCQGPCAQITDNVVERWKEYSEECQRNMSRLPAPTELVCNRTFDKFSCWPDTMPNSTASVPCPWFLPWYQKVKHKHVFKTCGPDGQWVTGPRGQSLRDATQCEQDDEDLKAQEKFAKTYGSFKVMYTVGYSVSLCALLLALALLLGFSKLHCMRNYIHMNLFASFILKGVSVLVIDALLKTHYSDKIDGYNVQVWLSDEAAAGCRAATVFMQYGIVANYCWLLVEGIYLHNLLVVAVFSERSYFTLYLCIGWGAPMLFLIPWVIVKFLYENIQCWSTNNNMGFWWILRFPVFLAILINFFIFIRIIQILVSKLRAHQMRYTDYKFRLAKSTLTLIPLLGIHEVVFAFITDEHAQGTLRYVKLFFDLFLSSFQGLLVAILYCFVNKEVQAELLKRWHRWKLGKDLAEEYKHTYSHAPSARNGAGSTCEKHQLVSGCTNGLGRSLAPQPSSQRLERSGHSTAEHLALAGHHHCYEFPETTAESHF, encoded by the exons ATGTGGTCCAGAGGAGGGATGTCCCAGCCACGTCTCCTCAccttcctggtgctgctgctctgctgccag GGTCCCTGTGCCCAGATCACGGATAATGTTGTTGAGAGGTGGAAGGAGTACAGCGAGGAGTGCCAGCGCAACATGAGCCGCCTGCCTGCACCCACAG agctggtCTGTAACCGCACCTTCGACAAGTTCTCATGCTGGCCCGATACGATGCCCAACAGCACAGCCAGTGTGCCCTGCCCTTGGTTCCTGCCCTGGTACCAGAAAG TGAAGCACAAACACGTCTTCAAGACCTGTGGGCCAGATGGACAGTGGGTGACAGGGCCACGGGGCCAGTCCCTGCGTGATGCCACACAGTGTGAGCAGGATGACGAGGACCTAAAGGCGCAG GAAAAATTTGCCAAGACCTATGGCAGCTTCAAGGTGATGTACACTGTGGGCTactctgtgtccctgtgtgcacTGTTGcttgccctggccctgctgctgggcttcAG CAAGCTGCACTGCATGAGGAACTACATCCACATGAACCTCTTTGCCTCCTTCATCCTGAAGGGCGTCTCTGTGCTGGTCATCGACGCCCTGCTCAAGACCCACTACAGTGACAAGATCGACGGCTACAACGTGCAAGTCTGGCTGAGTGACGAG gcagccGCAGGCTGTCGGGCAGCCACAGTCTTCATGCAGTACGGCATCGTGGCCAACTACTGCTGGCTACTGGTGGAAGGCATCTACCTGCATAACCTGCTGGTGGTGGCCGTCTTTTCTGAGAGGAGCTACTTCACCCTCTACCTGTGCATCGGCTGGG GGGCACCCATGTTGTTCCTCATTCCCTGGGTCATTGTGAAGTTCCTCTATGAAAACATACA GTGCTGGTCCACAAACAACAACATGGGCTTCTGGTGGATCCTCCGCTTCCCCGTGTTCCTGGCCATCCTG ATCAACTTCTTCATTTTCATCCGCATCATTCAGATCCTTGTTTCCAAGCTTCGTGCACACCAGATGCGCTACACTGACTACAAGTTCAG GCTGGCCAAGTCCACCCTGACGCTCATCCCGCTGCTGGGCATCCATGAGGTGGTCTTCGCCTTCATCACAGATGAGCACGCCCAGGGCACACTGCGCTATGTCAAGCTCTTCTTCGACCTCTTCCTGAGCTCCTTCCAG GGTTTGCTGGTGGCCATTCTCTACTGCTTCGTCAACAAGGAG gtgcaggcagagctgctgaagcGATGGCACCGCTGGAAGCTGGGGAAGGACCTGGCTGAGGAATACAAGCACACCTACAGCCATGCACCCAGTGCCCGCAATGGCGCCGGCAGCACCTGTGAGAAGCACCAGCTGGTGAGTGGCTGCACAAATGGGCTGGGGCGCAGCCTggccccccagcccagctcccagcgcCTGGAGAGGAGtgggcacagcactgctgagcacCTCGCCCTGGCGGGCCATCACCACTGCTATGAGTTTCCTGAGACCACGGCCGAGAGCCACTTCTGA